Proteins from a genomic interval of Equus quagga isolate Etosha38 chromosome 13, UCLA_HA_Equagga_1.0, whole genome shotgun sequence:
- the LOC124250305 gene encoding LOW QUALITY PROTEIN: vomeronasal type-1 receptor 4-like (The sequence of the model RefSeq protein was modified relative to this genomic sequence to represent the inferred CDS: substituted 1 base at 1 genomic stop codon), which yields MIHVANAYYSHAGNSSSEDKYHXLGTDRMANRDLAIAVIFLTQIVVGILGNVSLLCHYIILYFTQSRLRCTDLILKHLIVANFLALFCKGVPQTMAVFGWTNFISNFGCKFFIFLHRVGRGVSIGSICVLSVFQVITISHRNSRWAELKAKAPKYIVPSLFLCWILQVLVNVIFPIFVTGKLSKKNMTNHKDFLYCSSVVHDKTSDSLYAALLSVPDVFCLGLMLWASSTMVFILYRHKQRVQHLCRAHISRRSSPESRATKTILLLMSTFVYFYALASILQIVLAVVNNPDWFLVNITAITTMCFPTVSPFLLMKSDSSVSRLCIAWKRNIKFPNLVRNT from the coding sequence ATGATCCATGTAGCCAATGCCTATTATTCCCATGCAGGAAACTCTAGCTCAGAAGACAAATACCACTGACTGGGCACTGACAGGATGGCCAACAGGGATTTGGCAATAGCAGTGATCTTCTTAACACAGATTGTGGTGGGGATCCTGGGCAATGTCTCTCTTCTTTGCCATTATATCATCCTTTACTTCACTCAGTCCAGGTTAAGGTGCACAGATTTGATTCTTAAGCACCTGATTGTAGCCAACTTCTTAGCCCTCTTCTGTAAAGGAGTCCCTCAGACAATGGCAGTATTTGGGTGGACAAATTTCATCAGTAATTTTGGATgcaaattttttatatttcttcacagAGTCGGGAGGGGAGTGTCCATTGGTAGCATCTGTGTCTTGAGTGTCTTCCAGGTGATCACGATCAGTCACAGGAACTCCAGGTGGGCAGAGCTTAAAGCAAAAGCTCCCAAGTACATTGTCCCCTCTCTTTTCCTGTGTTGGATCCTGCAAGTGCTGGTAAATGTCATTTTTCCTATCTTTGTAACTGGCaaactgagcaagaaaaacatgACAAACCACAAAGATTTCCTATACTGTTCTTCTGTTGTTCATGACAAAACCAGTGACTCATTATATGCAGCATTGCTATCAGTCCCTGATGTTTTCTGTTTGGGGCTCATGCTTTGGGCCAGCAGCACCATGGTTTTCATCCTGTACAGGCACAAGCAGAGGGTCCAACACCTTTGTAGGGCCCACATCTCCCGCAGATCCTCCCCTGAGTCCAGAGCTACCAAAACCATCCTTCTCCTGATGAGCACCTTTGTCTACTTTTATGCCCTTGCTTCCATCTTGcaaattgttttggctgttgtaaataatccTGACTGGTTCCTGGTGAACATCACTGCAATCACGACCATGTGTTTCCCAACAGTCAGCCCCTTTCTGCTCATGAAAAGTGACTCCAGTGTGTCTAGACTCTGCATTGCCtggaaaaggaatataaaattccCTAATCTGGTCAGAAATACAtaa